Genomic DNA from Podospora pseudoanserina strain CBS 124.78 chromosome 4, whole genome shotgun sequence:
aggagctgtCGTCAGtgagattgtggaggagggagacgtgGGTGGATTTGATGGCCGAGGTGGCGTAGGGGCGAAGGGTGACGATCCATTGGCCGGGGACGATTTGGGGTTCGTTGGAGGTTGACAtttttggtgttgtggaACGTGAGATAGGTATGGTAGGTGCTAGGTTCGTTATTGTTTCTGATCAGATCTGAAGGGTGAAGTCAAATCTTTGAACACAGGATGTAGAAGATGGAGCCTTTCAACGACACACCAACCCAGCTATTTATCCACCGCGTCATCTCCTCTGACCGAATTCCGCAAAGACACCACGGATGTCGCCGCGGACAGGAAGGCCAAGGCAGCCATGTCTCTCGACCGTCACCTCCACGATCATTCGTCGTTTCTTGGGATCTGCGTTTCGTCTTTATCGCAATGGCTTGCGTAACTCAGCCGTGTACCGACACTCTGCTCTAGCGGCAGCCAAACAGAAGCCAAGATGCTGCCAAAGTCCAGCTGGAACCAAACATTTCACGGCTAGACatgcagaagaggaggggtctAGATCGTTAACGTGCCCGGTACTGGTGGAGGGCATGCGTAGGGCTGAGTTGATGAATGCTACATTATGCAGCCACTATGCGGTTGACTCCCGCTCATGACCAATGCTACCTGCCGTGGCTTGCCTGGCGCACTGTTTATTGATTCTCGGTACGTTTTGGCAAGAGGGGTAGGGTGAAATGTCACATTCACACCAAAGACTTTTCACCAGCAGTAGAGAGGGACCATGGTTcatcatgttgatggtgaaggATCAATGTTTGAATGATATATTGACCGCTTATGCGCCACAGATCATAGGATAGTAGAGCTTCACCTGGTTGGGCGAAGTACGAGCTAAAAACAAAGGTCACATTTTCCCGTCTTTTGTGTAACTTTTAGATAACAAGCTGGAACACAGCTACCTACCCCACGCGGCAGAGACAAGCCCCCCTTGATgtctgggggaggtggagggcgaCAACACTCTCGCCGTGAAGATCTGTCTCAGCAGTTTTCGTGGTTCCCGCGATCACCGAGGTGGCTTTTGAGCAGAGACACAGTCTTCAGAATGTGAACTTGataaagaaagagagaggtcGAGCTCCGACGCCACTAGCGGTGATGGGTCAAGGGATTCAGGGGTAGCTTGGCTCACGTGATCTTTGGAACCGGTTTTCACTGCCATCAATGTTGGAttcaagaagagaaaagatggaGTACAAGAGGACGATGCCGTATTATAAAGTTAAGGAGTCTGTTTCATGGGAATGCAACGGAGGATGTGGGGAGAGAGGGTGGCTGGAGAGGCATTTGTTTGGTGGATAAAATCCATCCAACTGAGACAGCACGGGGCCCACCTGCGGGGGTGCCATGCGGAGAACGGCCCCGAGTCCATGGTTTGAGATGCTCCGGTTCGCGGGGATCATGGTGCAGGGTTGATGAATGGTAAGTTTGCACAGACATTGacggcggcgttgttgataCCATCGAACTAGGTAGTCGAAGACTTGGTAGCATTTTTTCCACCAAGCTAAAAGCGGCCTTCCGGTGGGGTTGGACGTTCACTAGAATTTGGAAAGTGAATATTCTCAACTAATCCTACCCCTCGGTACGTTCTCACTGTCCGCCTAGTTGATCTTCGGTAGCGGAGGACTTTCCGGATTAGGAGCTAGGAAGCTCAGGGGCTCTCAACTCCCGACGCCAACCCAGGCGGAGAAATCAAATCCGGGGTGCAGCTTGACGTCGACACTTGCCAAGCCATGTCGGTGACAGCTTCATCAAGGAAGCAGGGCCGCACCTCGGCCCACTGCTCATTCTtggacgaggccgagatggtcTCCATCGTAACGGTCTCGTCGTGACACATGGCAGGAAAATACGAAACACCGTGGATCTCCCGTTCACAATTATCCCGGGGTTCTCTGAGCGTATGGAGGACCTCCGTCCTTCCGTGGATCGGAACAGGGAGCATCGCCGGTTGCCAATACCTGCACCTAACTGTATGCAGACTCTAGTCCTTTTCTGACCGAGATATGGCTCGTATGACATGGAGTTACGGCGAAAGGTAGAACGGGTTGTTCCGTAAGGTAGGTATGCTTGCGAGAATCAAGTTGAATGACAGGTTTCGTCTGATCTATAAAGCAACTGTCAACAGCCCATATGTTTCGAGATTGTGGTCGGTCAATCATTCATCGACAGTAAACCGCCCAAAATGTTCTCCAACGCCGGACAGATCGCTCTCACCCTTCTCGCCGCTGCCCCTACGGCATTGGCCTGCCTGGGCTACACCGGCGGCCTTCCCAAGGCCACTGGGAATGTGGCTCTGACTGCGCCCATCTACGTCAAGGCTGGTCAGGTCTACGACGGTGGCTGGCGCAAGTTTGACAGAAACCCCAGCAGCTGCAATGGCCAGagtgaaggtggtgagaagGACACCGCTTTCGTTGTTGAGCGTGGTGGTACTCTCCGCAACGTCATCATCGGTAAGACCGTCGGTGAGGGTGTCTACTGCAAGGGTGGCGGCTGCAACCTCGAGTTCATCTGGTTCGAGGACGTCTGCGAGGATGCCATCTCCATCGTAAGTGAACCGGTCTCCGACCGCCAGAGTTCTACGGTCCGATCTAACCCCAATTACAGAAGGACGACCGTCCGGGAGATGTCACCAACATTATTGGTGGCGGTGCCTACCACGCCTCTGACAAGGTGATCCAGCACAACGGTTGCGGCCGTGTCAACGTGAGTGTTCCACAAAGCACCCCTCATGGAACGTCCAACTCTAACATCCTCGGTAGATCATCAACTTCTATGCCGAGAACTACGGCAAGGTCTATCGCTCGTGCGGAACAGTAGGTTAACCCGATTCGGCATGGTTTGCGAGACGTGTACTAACAGCCTCGCAGTGCCAGAAGTGCGCCCGCGAAGTCTACGTCGAGGGTGTCACCGCCCGCAAGGGTGGCGAGGTTGTCGGCATCACCAAGGCCAACGGTGACAAGGCCACCTTGGTGAATGTCTGCACTGATGCCAAGACCCCGTGCCAGAACTACAGCGGTCCTGGTGCCAAGGACGGCGCTTGCTAGGGGCTGGGCAAAAAAGTATGCCTTTCCTCGGGTTCAACACCAACTCCGAGACTCGAAATAAAACGTTGGCATTCCTGGACTTTTACATCAAAGAGTAAATATCGTGTTTAACATTACTTGATACATGCTGCATGTCTTCATCATACATACACAAAACCCGTGGTGTACAACCATcgccccccagccccaggaTATCATCACACAcgaaagaaagaaacaaaagccTATTAGACACCTCTCTCCCACTTTCGACTCAAGAAAAtcccccatccacctcccccctccccctctccccctgcCTATCAcccaccaactcctccccacactccctctccaaccccatcgcATCAATAGCCTGCATCTCCATGTCAAACTCACTCGGCAGCGTCCTCAagctcccatccctcccctgcCCGCCCCTATCATACAACCTCGtgaacccctccctcttcggcCGGTGCTGACCCGGCACCATCGGCAGCGGCTTCTGCCCTCTGGTGATAGTACTGGCGGTATTCTGCGACGTCCCACTAGCAAGTGGATCAACCTTCAGATTCCTAGCATAGTATTCTTCCCTCGTCGACAAAGCAGGCATATGCGACTTCCTCGTCGGCCCGACACACCCCAGCAGGGGAgccaagaaggggaggttcCCGCAGGTGATGCCGACCGACATTTCGAGGTAGGTCCACACGCCGGTTTGGACCTGGGACGAGTTGAAGATGTCCCTGTCGGAGCCGATGAGGGCTATCCAGCGGAAGAAGCTGGCTACGAGGACGCTGGTTTGGTTAG
This window encodes:
- a CDS encoding hypothetical protein (CAZy:PL3; COG:G; EggNog:ENOG503NY7H); the encoded protein is MFSNAGQIALTLLAAAPTALACLGYTGGLPKATGNVALTAPIYVKAGQVYDGGWRKFDRNPSSCNGQSEGGEKDTAFVVERGGTLRNVIIGKTVGEGVYCKGGGCNLEFIWFEDVCEDAISIKDDRPGDVTNIIGGGAYHASDKVIQHNGCGRVNIINFYAENYGKVYRSCGTCQKCAREVYVEGVTARKGGEVVGITKANGDKATLVNVCTDAKTPCQNYSGPGAKDGAC